Proteins from one Streptosporangium becharense genomic window:
- the glmU gene encoding bifunctional UDP-N-acetylglucosamine diphosphorylase/glucosamine-1-phosphate N-acetyltransferase GlmU, whose translation MSVPRPAAVIVLAAGEGTRMKSRTPKILHELCGRALVDHMLTAARGLEPERLVVVIGHERERVGAHLAVTSPDAQTVIQTERRGTGHAVRTVLDVFGAIGGTVLVTYGDTPLLRTETLAGLLRRHDDDGNAVTVLTAEVPDPYGYGRIVRDDTGAVLKIVEEKDATPEQRAIREMNSGVYAFDGLLLADAVKRVSTANAQGEEYLTDVLAILRKEGHRVGAHVAADHVEVEGVNDRVQLASARRVLNSRILEAHMRAGVTVIDPASTWVDADVTMEPDVVVHPGTQLHGRTTVAEGAEIGPATTLTDTVVGAEAVVRNAVCVEAEIGPGALVGPYAYLRPGTVLARKAKAGTYVEMKNAKVGEGAKVPHLSYVGDATIGAGANIGASTVFVNYDGVNKNHTTVGEHAFVGCDTMLVAPVNIGDGAYTAAGSVIDGDVPAGAIGVARGRQRNIEGWVVRRRAGTRSAEAALRAAEAGKQQGSRT comes from the coding sequence GTGAGTGTGCCGCGCCCGGCCGCCGTCATCGTCCTCGCCGCAGGCGAGGGCACCCGGATGAAGTCGAGAACACCGAAGATCCTGCATGAGTTGTGCGGCCGTGCCCTGGTCGACCACATGCTCACCGCCGCCCGCGGGCTCGAACCCGAGCGGCTCGTCGTCGTCATCGGTCACGAGAGGGAGCGGGTCGGCGCCCATCTGGCCGTGACCAGCCCCGACGCGCAGACCGTCATCCAGACCGAGCGCAGGGGCACCGGCCACGCCGTCCGCACCGTCCTGGACGTGTTCGGCGCCATCGGTGGCACCGTCCTGGTGACCTACGGCGACACGCCGCTGCTGCGCACCGAGACCCTCGCCGGGCTGCTCCGCCGGCACGACGACGACGGCAACGCCGTCACCGTCCTGACCGCGGAGGTGCCCGACCCCTACGGTTACGGCCGGATCGTCCGCGACGACACGGGGGCGGTCCTGAAGATCGTCGAGGAGAAGGACGCCACGCCCGAGCAGCGGGCCATCAGGGAGATGAACTCCGGCGTCTACGCCTTCGACGGGCTCCTGCTGGCCGACGCCGTCAAGCGGGTCTCCACCGCCAACGCCCAGGGCGAGGAGTACCTCACCGACGTCCTGGCCATCCTCCGCAAGGAAGGCCACCGGGTCGGCGCGCACGTCGCGGCCGACCACGTGGAGGTGGAGGGGGTCAACGACCGCGTCCAGCTCGCCTCCGCCCGCAGGGTGCTCAACTCCCGCATCCTGGAGGCGCACATGCGGGCGGGCGTCACGGTGATCGACCCGGCCAGCACCTGGGTCGACGCGGACGTGACCATGGAACCCGACGTGGTCGTCCACCCCGGCACCCAGCTGCACGGCCGCACGACCGTCGCGGAGGGCGCCGAGATCGGCCCGGCCACCACGCTCACCGACACGGTCGTCGGCGCGGAGGCCGTGGTGCGCAACGCGGTCTGCGTCGAGGCCGAGATCGGCCCCGGCGCTCTCGTCGGCCCGTACGCCTACCTGCGGCCGGGCACCGTGCTCGCCCGCAAGGCCAAGGCGGGGACGTACGTCGAGATGAAGAACGCCAAGGTGGGCGAGGGAGCGAAGGTGCCCCACCTCTCCTACGTCGGCGACGCCACCATCGGCGCCGGAGCCAACATCGGCGCCTCGACGGTCTTCGTGAACTACGACGGCGTCAACAAGAACCACACGACGGTGGGCGAGCACGCCTTCGTCGGGTGCGACACCATGCTCGTCGCGCCGGTGAACATCGGCGACGGCGCATACACCGCCGCGGGCTCGGTCATCGACGGTGACGTCCCGGCAGGGGCCATCGGAGTGGCCCGCGGGCGGCAGCGCAACATTGAAGGGTGGGTCGTGCGCAGGCGCGCGGGCACCAGATCGGCGGAGGCGGCGCTGCGGGCCGCCGAGGCCGGGAAACAACAGGGGAGCAGGACGTGA
- a CDS encoding ribose-phosphate diphosphokinase translates to MSSIRQTGEKNLMFFSGRAYPELADEVASHLGVEATPTTLRDFANGEIYARYLESVRGCDAFIMQSHTWPINKWIMEQLIMVDALKRASAKRITVIMPFFGYARQDKKSRGREPITARLMADLFKTAGADRLMSIDLHTSQIQGFFDGPVDHLFAMPVLVNYLKDKLDLRTTTVVSPDTGRVRLSERWSETLGTPLAFIHKRRDLDVANQVKVNEVVGKVRGRTCVLIDDMIDTAGTICKAADALYEQGATDVIVAATHAVFSDPAVDRLKNSGISEVIVTNTLPLAEDKRFDKLTVLSIAPLIARAITEVFNDGSVTSLFEGDS, encoded by the coding sequence ATGAGCAGCATCAGGCAGACCGGTGAGAAGAACCTGATGTTCTTCTCCGGCCGGGCCTATCCCGAGCTCGCGGACGAGGTGGCCAGTCATCTCGGCGTGGAGGCGACCCCGACCACGTTGCGTGACTTCGCCAACGGAGAGATCTACGCCCGTTACCTGGAGTCCGTCCGGGGATGCGACGCGTTCATCATGCAGAGCCACACCTGGCCGATCAACAAATGGATCATGGAGCAGCTGATCATGGTGGACGCGCTCAAGCGCGCCTCCGCCAAGCGGATCACCGTGATCATGCCGTTCTTCGGTTACGCCCGCCAGGACAAGAAGAGCCGCGGTCGCGAGCCCATCACCGCCCGCCTGATGGCGGACCTGTTCAAGACCGCGGGCGCCGACCGGCTCATGTCGATCGACCTGCACACCTCGCAGATCCAGGGCTTCTTCGACGGCCCGGTGGACCACCTGTTCGCCATGCCCGTCCTGGTCAACTACCTCAAGGACAAGCTCGACCTGAGGACGACCACCGTGGTCTCCCCGGACACCGGGCGGGTCAGGCTCTCCGAGCGCTGGTCGGAGACCCTGGGCACTCCGCTGGCCTTCATCCACAAGCGCCGTGACCTCGACGTGGCCAACCAGGTGAAGGTCAACGAGGTCGTCGGCAAGGTGCGCGGCCGCACCTGCGTGCTGATCGACGACATGATCGACACCGCGGGCACGATCTGCAAGGCGGCCGACGCGCTGTACGAGCAGGGCGCCACCGACGTGATCGTGGCCGCCACGCACGCCGTGTTCTCCGACCCCGCGGTCGACCGGCTGAAGAACTCCGGGATCTCCGAGGTCATCGTCACCAACACGCTGCCGCTCGCCGAGGACAAGAGGTTCGACAAGCTGACCGTGCTGTCGATCGCCCCGCTGATCGCCCGCGCGATCACGGAGGTCTTCAACGACGGCTCGGTGACCAGCCTCTTCGAAGGCGACTCCTGA
- a CDS encoding 50S ribosomal protein L25/general stress protein Ctc produces the protein MSEVVINAEQRDVFGKGAARKIRREHKVPAVLYGHGTDPQHLTLPGHELLLALRTPNVLIRLQGAVTELALPKGVQRDPIKGFLEHVDLLLVKRGEKVTVDIPVTVTGEIADGILDQQLVSVSVEAEATHIPEGVEVNVEGLEVGAHVTAGDLKLPQGTTLVADPETMVLIVSAPAAAEAAEGEAAEGEAAAESAEAAEAAE, from the coding sequence GTGTCCGAAGTGGTAATCAACGCCGAGCAGCGGGACGTGTTCGGCAAGGGCGCCGCCCGCAAGATCCGTCGCGAGCACAAGGTGCCCGCCGTCCTCTACGGGCACGGCACGGACCCCCAGCACCTGACGCTGCCGGGCCACGAGCTCCTGCTCGCCCTGCGTACGCCGAACGTGCTGATCCGTCTCCAGGGTGCGGTCACCGAGCTGGCGCTGCCCAAGGGCGTCCAGCGTGACCCGATCAAGGGCTTCCTCGAGCACGTCGACCTGCTGCTGGTCAAGCGTGGCGAGAAGGTCACCGTCGACATCCCCGTCACCGTGACGGGCGAGATCGCCGACGGCATCCTCGACCAGCAGCTCGTCTCGGTCTCGGTCGAGGCCGAGGCCACCCACATCCCCGAGGGCGTCGAGGTGAACGTCGAGGGCCTGGAGGTCGGCGCCCACGTCACCGCCGGCGACCTGAAGCTGCCCCAGGGCACCACCCTGGTCGCCGACCCGGAGACGATGGTGCTGATCGTCTCGGCTCCGGCCGCCGCCGAGGCCGCCGAGGGCGAGGCCGCCGAGGGTGAGGCCGCCGCCGAGTCGGCCGAGGCCGCCGAGGCCGCCGAGTAG
- the pth gene encoding aminoacyl-tRNA hydrolase, with product MPPVDRWLVVGLGNPGPEYAGNRHNAGFMVLDELAARAGGRFKAHRSRAEVLEGRLAGVPAVLAKPLSFMNLSGGPVKALADFYKVDPARVVVVHDELDIPYGALRAKLGGGDNGHNGLKSITRSLATKDYLRVRFGIGRPPGRMDAAAYVLRDFATAERKDLAFLVDRAADVVESLIKVGLEQTQNTFHAGDLKISGPPR from the coding sequence ATGCCGCCCGTGGACCGCTGGTTGGTCGTGGGCCTGGGAAACCCCGGGCCGGAGTACGCCGGGAACCGTCACAACGCCGGCTTCATGGTCCTCGACGAGCTCGCCGCCAGGGCCGGCGGACGGTTCAAGGCGCACCGGTCGCGGGCCGAGGTGCTGGAGGGCCGTCTGGCGGGCGTCCCCGCGGTGCTGGCCAAGCCGCTGTCGTTCATGAACCTCTCGGGTGGTCCGGTCAAGGCGCTGGCCGACTTCTACAAGGTCGACCCGGCCCGGGTGGTCGTGGTCCACGACGAGCTCGACATCCCCTACGGCGCGCTCCGCGCCAAGCTGGGCGGCGGCGACAACGGCCACAACGGGCTGAAGTCGATCACCAGGTCGCTGGCGACCAAGGACTACCTGCGGGTGCGGTTCGGCATCGGCCGCCCGCCCGGCCGGATGGACGCCGCGGCCTACGTGCTGCGCGACTTCGCCACCGCCGAGCGCAAGGATCTCGCCTTCCTGGTCGACCGCGCCGCCGACGTGGTGGAGTCCTTGATCAAGGTGGGTCTGGAGCAGACCCAGAACACCTTCCACGCCGGCGACCTGAAGATCTCCGGGCCTCCCCGGTAG
- a CDS encoding exonuclease, translating to MVSFGMAVAGRMTGKVFEPVDPESQTFYAELRPISDDHVPEALAVSGLDRETLIREGRDPADAMREAAAWIRGVRGGGMAVLAAYPLSYDWMWIYWYFMRFTGASPFGHSRCIDLKTLYAAKAGVPIGWATKRQMPRHLLSDRPHTHNALDDAIEQAELLQNLMAFDG from the coding sequence ATGGTGAGCTTCGGAATGGCCGTCGCGGGACGCATGACCGGGAAGGTGTTCGAGCCGGTCGACCCGGAGTCCCAGACCTTCTACGCCGAACTACGGCCGATCAGCGACGACCACGTGCCCGAGGCGCTGGCCGTCAGCGGGCTGGACCGGGAGACGCTGATCCGCGAGGGACGCGACCCGGCCGACGCGATGCGCGAGGCCGCGGCGTGGATCCGGGGGGTACGCGGTGGCGGCATGGCGGTGCTGGCGGCCTACCCGCTCTCGTACGACTGGATGTGGATCTACTGGTACTTCATGCGCTTCACGGGCGCCTCACCGTTCGGGCACTCGCGGTGCATCGATCTCAAGACGCTGTACGCCGCGAAGGCGGGCGTGCCGATCGGGTGGGCCACCAAGCGGCAGATGCCACGGCACCTGCTCTCCGACAGGCCGCACACCCACAACGCGCTCGACGACGCGATCGAGCAGGCGGAACTGCTGCAGAACCTGATGGCCTTCGACGGCTGA
- a CDS encoding sugar transferase: MPGWVREHRVLAVAADAGCAALAGATALIVRFGEVTPYVTPYVVASAFLPVVWVCTVALNRAYEPRLIGLGSEEFQRVLHCGFMLTAALAVGAYLTRTEVARGYVVLAIPLTTSLTILARCLLRRSLHRRRAQGGCMRRVVAVGHRAAVAELVRRFRRERYHGMEVVGVCAPHGGTGEVEGVPVLGDFSDVPLVVGQAAADTVAVLACPELDGVALRRLAWRLEKTDTDLIVAPALMEVAGPRITIRPAAGLPLLHVDHPEISGLRQAIKNLFDRFGAGILLVVLSPLLAGVAVAVRFSGPGPVFFRQTRVGRDGAEFTIYKFRTMRADAERWRIGLTGDGEGVLFKIRNDPRVTPIGARLRRHSLDELPQLINVLLGHMSLVGPRPPLPEEVARYGDDVRRRLLVRPGMTGLWQVSGRSDLSWEESVRLDLRYVESWSLTLDLQILWKTWSAVARGAGAY; the protein is encoded by the coding sequence ATGCCCGGCTGGGTTCGGGAGCACAGGGTGCTGGCCGTCGCCGCCGACGCGGGCTGCGCCGCCCTGGCGGGGGCGACGGCGTTGATCGTTCGATTCGGTGAGGTTACTCCCTATGTCACCCCGTACGTCGTGGCAAGCGCGTTTCTGCCCGTCGTCTGGGTCTGCACGGTGGCGCTGAACCGCGCCTACGAGCCGCGCCTCATCGGCCTGGGCTCGGAGGAGTTTCAGCGGGTCCTGCACTGCGGCTTCATGCTCACCGCGGCGCTCGCGGTCGGCGCCTACCTCACCAGGACGGAGGTGGCCCGCGGCTACGTGGTGCTGGCGATCCCGCTGACGACGTCGCTCACCATCCTGGCGCGTTGCCTCCTGCGCCGTTCCCTGCACCGCAGGCGGGCACAGGGCGGATGCATGCGGCGGGTGGTGGCGGTGGGGCATCGGGCGGCCGTCGCCGAACTGGTCCGCCGCTTCCGCCGCGAGCGCTACCACGGCATGGAAGTCGTGGGCGTCTGCGCGCCGCACGGCGGTACGGGCGAGGTGGAGGGGGTCCCGGTGCTGGGTGACTTCTCCGACGTCCCGCTCGTGGTCGGGCAGGCCGCCGCGGACACCGTGGCCGTCCTGGCCTGTCCGGAGCTGGACGGTGTGGCACTGCGGCGGCTGGCCTGGCGACTGGAGAAGACCGACACCGACCTGATCGTGGCTCCCGCGCTGATGGAGGTGGCGGGGCCGCGCATCACCATCCGCCCGGCGGCGGGGCTGCCGCTGCTCCACGTCGACCATCCGGAGATCTCCGGTCTGCGCCAGGCGATCAAGAACCTGTTCGACCGGTTCGGGGCCGGGATACTGCTGGTGGTCTTGTCGCCGCTGCTGGCCGGGGTGGCCGTGGCCGTGCGCTTCTCCGGCCCGGGGCCCGTGTTCTTCCGGCAGACCCGGGTGGGCCGCGACGGCGCCGAGTTCACGATCTACAAGTTCCGGACGATGCGCGCCGACGCCGAGCGGTGGCGGATCGGCCTGACCGGTGACGGCGAGGGCGTGCTGTTCAAGATCCGCAACGACCCCAGGGTGACCCCGATCGGCGCCCGGTTGCGCCGCCACTCCCTGGACGAGCTGCCCCAGCTCATCAATGTGCTGCTCGGGCACATGTCACTGGTGGGTCCCCGCCCGCCGCTGCCCGAGGAGGTCGCCCGCTACGGCGACGACGTCCGCCGCCGGCTGCTGGTCAGGCCCGGGATGACCGGCCTGTGGCAGGTGAGCGGCCGGTCGGATCTGTCATGGGAGGAATCGGTACGGTTGGACCTGCGTTACGTGGAGAGCTGGTCTCTCACCCTGGACCTGCAAATTCTATGGAAAACCTGGTCGGCCGTCGCGCGAGGAGCAGGAGCATATTGA
- a CDS encoding 3'(2'),5'-bisphosphate nucleotidase CysQ, producing the protein MTVRDDHALAAELATTAGEKLAALRAERGFAEPSALRKEGDLTSHLFLMEALARLRPDDSVLSEEATSQERLDSRRLRAERVWIVDPLDGTREFAEEGRADWAVHVALWERGALVAGAVALPAQGRTLSTAEPPAPPAPRSGARPRIAVSRTRPPEFVRDLAALVGADLVPIGSAGAKISAVLTGEVEAYVHAGGQYEWDSAAPVAVALAAGAHASRIDGASLIYNQGDPSLPDILVSLPGLAPTLLAGIRDLHR; encoded by the coding sequence ATGACCGTTCGCGACGATCACGCACTCGCCGCGGAGTTGGCGACGACAGCCGGTGAGAAACTGGCGGCCCTGCGCGCGGAGCGGGGTTTCGCCGAACCGTCCGCGTTGCGCAAGGAGGGCGATCTCACCTCCCACCTGTTCCTGATGGAGGCGCTGGCGCGGCTGCGTCCGGACGACAGCGTGCTGTCGGAGGAGGCGACCAGCCAGGAGCGTCTCGACTCCCGCCGGTTGCGGGCCGAGCGGGTCTGGATCGTCGACCCGCTGGACGGCACCCGGGAGTTCGCGGAGGAGGGCCGCGCCGACTGGGCGGTCCACGTGGCGCTCTGGGAGCGTGGCGCACTGGTGGCCGGAGCCGTGGCGCTGCCCGCCCAGGGCCGCACTCTCTCCACCGCCGAGCCCCCGGCCCCGCCCGCCCCGAGGTCCGGTGCCCGGCCGCGGATAGCGGTCAGCCGTACCCGCCCGCCGGAGTTCGTCCGCGATCTGGCGGCTCTGGTCGGCGCCGACCTGGTGCCGATCGGCTCCGCGGGTGCCAAGATCTCCGCGGTGCTCACCGGTGAGGTGGAGGCGTACGTCCACGCCGGTGGCCAGTACGAATGGGACTCCGCCGCGCCCGTCGCGGTGGCTCTCGCCGCCGGAGCCCACGCCAGCCGTATCGACGGCGCGTCACTGATCTATAACCAAGGTGACCCCTCACTGCCGGATATCCTGGTTTCCCTACCTGGACTGGCACCAACGTTGCTCGCTGGAATCCGGGATCTGCACCGCTAA
- the cysD gene encoding sulfate adenylyltransferase subunit CysD yields MLQRDYTTSQLDVLEAEAVHIMREVAAEFERPCLLFSGGKDSIVMLRIAEKAFWPAPIPFPLMHVDTGHNFPEVIEFRDRRAAELGARLVVASVQDSIDAGRVVEETGRRASRNRLQTTTLLDAIEENEYDAVFGGARRDEEKARAKERVFSFRDDFGQWDPKNQRPELWNLYNAKIRKGEHIRVFPLSNWTELDIWDYIRREGIEIPSIYYAHTRKVFERDGMLLADSEFVARDEDEPLTELTVRYRTVGDVTCTGAVQSTAATIEEIIEEIAATRVTERGATRADDRASEAAMEDRKREGYF; encoded by the coding sequence ATGCTTCAGCGCGACTACACAACGTCGCAGCTCGACGTCCTCGAGGCAGAGGCCGTTCACATCATGCGCGAGGTCGCGGCGGAGTTCGAGCGCCCCTGTCTGCTCTTCTCCGGTGGCAAAGATTCCATCGTCATGCTCCGCATCGCGGAGAAGGCGTTCTGGCCCGCGCCGATCCCCTTCCCTCTGATGCACGTCGACACCGGCCACAACTTCCCCGAGGTCATCGAGTTCCGCGACCGCCGCGCCGCCGAACTGGGCGCCCGCCTCGTCGTCGCCAGTGTCCAGGACTCCATCGACGCCGGCCGCGTCGTCGAGGAGACCGGCCGCCGGGCCTCGCGCAACCGCCTGCAGACCACCACGCTCCTCGACGCGATCGAGGAGAACGAGTACGACGCCGTGTTCGGCGGCGCCCGCCGCGACGAGGAGAAGGCCCGTGCCAAGGAGCGCGTCTTCTCCTTCCGCGACGACTTCGGCCAGTGGGACCCGAAGAACCAGCGTCCCGAGCTGTGGAACCTGTACAACGCCAAGATCCGCAAGGGCGAGCACATCAGGGTCTTCCCGCTGTCCAACTGGACCGAGCTCGACATCTGGGACTACATCCGCCGCGAGGGCATCGAGATCCCCTCGATCTACTACGCGCACACCCGCAAGGTGTTCGAGCGTGACGGCATGCTGCTGGCCGACAGCGAGTTCGTCGCCCGCGACGAGGACGAGCCGCTCACGGAGCTGACGGTGCGCTATCGCACGGTCGGCGACGTGACCTGCACCGGCGCCGTCCAGTCGACCGCCGCGACGATCGAGGAGATCATCGAGGAGATCGCCGCGACCCGCGTCACCGAGCGCGGCGCCACCCGCGCCGACGACCGGGCCTCCGAGGCGGCCATGGAAGACCGCAAGCGGGAGGGCTACTTCTGA
- the cysN gene encoding sulfate adenylyltransferase subunit CysN has product MDILRFATAGSVDDGKSTLIGRLLFDSKAIFEDQLEAVERTSRDRGTEYTDLSLLTDGLRAEREQGITIDVAYRYFATPRRKFIIADTPGHIQYTRNMVTGASTADLAIVLIDARKGVLEQSRRHAFLTTLLRVPHLVLAVNKMDLVDYSQERFEEIREEFTAFASKLNAPDLTFIPISALHGDNVVSRSENMPWYNGSSLLHHLENVHIASDRNLVDVRFPVQYVIRPQRATDPAFHDYRGYAGQVAGGVLKPGDEVVHLPSGLATRIASIDTFDGPVAEAFPPMSVTLRLEDDIDISRGDMICRPNNQPHVAQELDAMVCWMTDASKLAPRTKLAIKHTTRTARALVRDLHYRLDINTLHRDETAQSLGLNEIGRVSLRVTQPLFVDDYARNRLTGGFILVDEATNNTVGAGMVVEAR; this is encoded by the coding sequence ATGGACATCCTTCGTTTCGCCACGGCGGGAAGCGTCGACGACGGGAAGTCGACCCTCATCGGGCGGCTGCTCTTCGACTCCAAGGCGATCTTCGAAGACCAGCTGGAGGCCGTCGAGCGCACCTCCCGCGACCGCGGCACCGAGTACACCGACCTGTCGCTGCTCACCGACGGCCTGCGGGCCGAGCGGGAGCAGGGCATCACGATCGACGTGGCCTACCGCTACTTCGCCACGCCCAGGCGGAAGTTCATCATCGCCGACACTCCCGGGCACATCCAGTACACCCGCAACATGGTCACCGGCGCCTCCACCGCCGACCTGGCGATCGTGCTGATCGACGCCCGCAAGGGCGTGCTGGAGCAGTCGCGGCGGCACGCGTTCCTGACCACGCTGCTGCGGGTGCCGCACCTGGTGCTGGCCGTCAACAAGATGGACCTGGTCGACTACTCCCAGGAGCGGTTCGAGGAGATCCGCGAGGAGTTCACCGCCTTCGCCTCCAAGCTGAACGCACCCGACCTGACGTTCATCCCGATCTCGGCGCTGCACGGCGACAACGTGGTGTCGCGCTCGGAGAACATGCCCTGGTACAACGGCTCCTCCCTCCTGCACCACCTGGAGAACGTGCACATCGCCTCCGACCGCAACCTGGTCGACGTGCGCTTCCCCGTGCAGTACGTCATCCGTCCGCAGCGGGCCACGGATCCGGCCTTCCACGACTACCGCGGTTACGCCGGTCAGGTCGCCGGCGGCGTGCTGAAGCCGGGTGACGAGGTCGTGCACCTGCCCTCGGGCCTGGCCACGCGCATCGCCTCGATCGACACCTTCGACGGGCCGGTCGCCGAGGCGTTCCCGCCCATGTCGGTGACCCTCCGGCTGGAGGACGACATCGACATCTCGCGCGGCGACATGATCTGCCGTCCCAACAACCAGCCGCACGTCGCCCAGGAGCTGGACGCGATGGTCTGCTGGATGACCGACGCGAGCAAGCTCGCCCCGCGGACCAAGCTGGCCATCAAGCACACCACCCGCACCGCCCGCGCTCTGGTCAGGGATCTGCACTACCGGCTGGATATCAACACCCTCCACCGGGACGAGACGGCCCAGTCGCTCGGCCTCAACGAGATCGGACGCGTCTCGCTCCGCGTCACCCAGCCGCTGTTCGTCGACGACTACGCCCGCAACCGCCTCACCGGCGGCTTCATCCTCGTCGACGAGGCCACCAACAACACCGTCGGCGCCGGCATGGTCGTCGAGGCCAGGTAG
- a CDS encoding sulfotransferase — protein MTDSPSPARVVFLGGLGRSGTTLLERLLGEVPGVAPLGEVVHLWSRSVLANESCGCGERFGTCPFWDKVGARAFGGWSGEIAHRMLALRSRVDRTRHIPVLARLLAEEQAGTGRWPAPGTAELSEYVGVYRRLYDAAGEVADCSVVVDSSKHASLAFCLAAAGADVHVIHVVRDSRAVAHSWHRHVPRPEDGRAMTRWSPARTSLHWVVENLGLELLARRGVPVTRVRYEDLLDTPADTLRRLVAGIGLRPRLDFLSGRVARLSTAHTASGNPLRFALGPTELAGDDGWRTALSPRRRRLVTALTWPLMIKYGYRRRLA, from the coding sequence GTGACCGATAGTCCGTCCCCTGCCCGCGTGGTCTTCCTGGGCGGTCTGGGCCGCAGCGGGACCACGCTGCTGGAGCGTCTGCTCGGCGAGGTCCCCGGTGTCGCGCCGCTCGGTGAGGTCGTCCACCTCTGGTCCAGGAGTGTGCTGGCGAACGAATCCTGCGGGTGCGGCGAGCGCTTCGGAACGTGCCCCTTCTGGGACAAGGTCGGCGCCCGGGCCTTCGGAGGCTGGTCCGGCGAGATCGCTCATCGGATGCTCGCCCTCCGATCCCGCGTCGACCGCACCCGGCACATCCCGGTGCTGGCGCGGCTCCTGGCGGAGGAGCAGGCGGGCACCGGCCGCTGGCCCGCCCCCGGCACCGCCGAGCTGAGTGAGTACGTCGGGGTGTACCGCCGCCTGTACGACGCGGCCGGCGAGGTCGCCGACTGCTCGGTGGTGGTCGACTCCAGCAAACACGCCTCGCTGGCCTTCTGCCTCGCGGCGGCCGGTGCCGACGTCCACGTGATCCATGTGGTCCGCGACTCCCGCGCCGTCGCCCACTCCTGGCACCGGCACGTCCCCCGCCCCGAGGACGGGCGTGCGATGACCCGCTGGTCACCGGCCCGCACCTCGCTCCACTGGGTGGTGGAGAACCTCGGCCTGGAACTCCTGGCCCGCAGGGGAGTCCCGGTCACCCGGGTCCGTTACGAGGACCTGCTCGACACCCCCGCCGACACCCTCAGGCGTCTCGTCGCGGGAATCGGCCTCCGCCCCCGCCTCGACTTCCTGTCCGGACGCGTCGCACGGCTCTCGACGGCGCACACCGCGTCGGGCAATCCCCTGCGTTTCGCGCTCGGCCCCACCGAGCTGGCCGGGGACGACGGCTGGCGCACCGCTCTCTCGCCCCGCAGGCGGCGACTGGTCACCGCACTGACCTGGCCGCTCATGATCAAATATGGTTACCGAAGGAGGCTCGCGTGA
- a CDS encoding glycosyltransferase family 2 protein, with product MSASVSMTTSPAAQPSTEPAGARSSMKPVPSVKVTVPLSADASVGVVVPTRGQRPDRLRAATLAVLGQDHPGLIEVVVVVDGGDPVPVAGLLADLIASPYPVPGTGPVLPRGVRVTTNRLTPGLPGARNTGIAALGTDLVAFCDDDDQWLPGKVRAQVAALAAEPDARFSSCSIEVQHGSRRTPRLAGTCHVTREHLVRSRMVMVHSSTFLFRRGGLWVDESAPHGQNEDWDLALRAAAHRPIVHVDRPLVRVRWGGSSYATRWADRIAGLEWMLARHPDLAVDPRGAARVYGQLAFHHAALGRRREAGRWAWRAFSTRRCEPRAPLALAVAAGLISPETLLGVLQHRGHGI from the coding sequence GTGAGCGCATCCGTGAGCATGACGACGTCCCCGGCCGCGCAGCCGTCCACGGAACCGGCAGGTGCGCGGTCGTCGATGAAGCCGGTGCCGTCGGTGAAAGTGACGGTGCCCCTGAGCGCCGACGCGTCCGTGGGCGTGGTCGTGCCCACCCGGGGGCAGCGTCCCGACCGGTTGCGCGCCGCCACGCTCGCCGTGCTCGGTCAGGACCACCCGGGCCTGATCGAGGTGGTCGTGGTCGTCGACGGCGGTGACCCGGTGCCGGTCGCCGGCCTGCTCGCCGACCTGATCGCCTCCCCGTACCCCGTCCCGGGGACCGGCCCGGTCCTCCCGCGCGGTGTACGGGTCACGACCAACCGGCTCACCCCCGGGCTGCCCGGGGCCCGCAACACCGGCATCGCCGCGCTCGGCACCGATCTGGTCGCCTTCTGCGACGACGACGACCAGTGGCTGCCCGGCAAGGTCCGTGCTCAGGTGGCCGCACTGGCGGCCGAGCCGGACGCGCGGTTCTCCAGCTGTTCCATCGAGGTCCAGCACGGCTCGCGCCGCACTCCTCGTCTGGCCGGCACCTGCCACGTCACCCGAGAGCATCTGGTGCGTTCACGCATGGTCATGGTGCACTCCTCGACGTTCCTGTTCCGCCGCGGCGGCCTCTGGGTGGACGAGAGTGCCCCGCACGGCCAGAACGAAGACTGGGATCTGGCCCTGCGCGCCGCCGCTCATCGTCCGATCGTGCACGTCGACCGTCCGCTGGTACGTGTGCGTTGGGGCGGCTCGTCGTACGCGACCCGCTGGGCCGATCGCATCGCCGGGCTGGAGTGGATGCTCGCCCGGCACCCTGATCTGGCCGTGGATCCGCGCGGCGCGGCGCGGGTCTACGGCCAGCTCGCCTTCCATCACGCCGCCCTCGGCCGGCGGCGGGAGGCGGGCCGCTGGGCCTGGCGGGCGTTCTCCACCCGGCGATGCGAGCCCAGGGCGCCGCTCGCCCTCGCGGTGGCGGCGGGCCTGATCAGCCCGGAGACCCTGCTCGGCGTACTCCAGCACCGGGGGCACGGTATCTGA